One part of the Caldisalinibacter kiritimatiensis genome encodes these proteins:
- a CDS encoding NAD(P)H-hydrate dehydratase has protein sequence MIIGNGIDIIETDRIKKILKRQKSFINRIYSDKEKKYIKSRKENIHTIAGMFAAKEAVSKSLGSGIRDFKWKDIEILHDSFGKPYVELNGNAKKLAEEKGIENIHISITHIEKYALAFAICDNNKVINKHNQIKQEDKNKFFNLKPIDDRLVKSIIPERKNQSHKGTYGRVSVLAGCKGMLGASYLTSMASLRSGSGLVYTLVPNSLYEIMEIKATETIIKPVEDLNKGYFNSASFDEIQDVASIADVIALGPGLGVDEERIKLVNKLLASFNKPIVLDADGINCVSKMTQVLEKRKYPTIITPHPGELSRLLNISIQEIQDNRVKYARLTSKKYGVITVLKGANTIVASKEGEIFINMTGNPGMATAGSGDVLTGVISSFIGQGIEPLKAAIAGVYIHGLAGDLASYEKGQYGIIATDILEKIPYSIKKLVGK, from the coding sequence ATGATAATAGGGAATGGAATAGATATAATAGAAACGGATAGAATCAAAAAAATTCTGAAAAGACAGAAAAGTTTTATAAATAGAATATATAGTGATAAAGAGAAAAAATATATCAAGTCTAGAAAAGAAAACATACATACAATAGCAGGCATGTTTGCAGCCAAAGAAGCGGTAAGTAAGTCATTAGGAAGCGGAATTAGGGATTTTAAGTGGAAAGATATAGAAATATTGCATGATTCCTTTGGAAAACCATATGTTGAACTTAACGGTAACGCTAAAAAGTTAGCTGAAGAAAAAGGGATTGAAAATATACATATATCTATAACTCACATTGAAAAATATGCATTAGCATTTGCAATATGTGATAATAATAAGGTGATAAACAAACACAACCAGATAAAACAAGAAGACAAAAATAAATTTTTTAATTTAAAACCAATAGATGATAGACTTGTTAAGTCGATAATACCAGAAAGAAAGAATCAAAGTCATAAGGGGACGTATGGAAGAGTTAGTGTGCTTGCTGGATGCAAAGGCATGTTAGGAGCATCATATTTAACATCTATGGCTTCGTTGAGAAGTGGTAGTGGATTAGTATATACACTAGTTCCCAATTCTCTTTATGAAATAATGGAGATTAAGGCTACTGAAACAATTATAAAACCAGTTGAAGATTTAAACAAAGGTTATTTTAATAGTGCAAGTTTTGATGAAATACAAGATGTTGCTTCTATAGCAGATGTGATAGCATTAGGACCTGGCTTGGGTGTAGACGAAGAAAGAATAAAGCTGGTAAATAAACTACTTGCAAGCTTTAACAAACCAATAGTATTAGATGCAGATGGGATAAATTGTGTATCAAAAATGACACAGGTTTTAGAAAAAAGAAAATATCCTACGATTATAACTCCTCATCCAGGGGAACTTTCAAGGTTATTAAATATAAGCATACAAGAAATACAAGATAATAGAGTTAAATATGCTAGGTTGACATCTAAAAAGTATGGAGTAATAACTGTTCTTAAAGGTGCCAATACAATTGTAGCTAGTAAAGAAGGAGAAATTTTCATCAATATGACAGGGAATCCAGGAATGGCAACGGCAGGTAGTGGAGATGTTTTAACAGGAGTAATTTCAAGTTTTATAGGTCAAGGAATAGAACCTTTAAAAGCTGCAATTGCAGGGGTATATATTCATGGATTAGCAGGGGATTTGGCATCATACGAAAAAGGGCAATATGGAATAATAGCTACTGATATTTTAGAGAAAATACCATACTCTATTAAAAAATTGGTCGGAAAGTAA
- a CDS encoding LolA family protein: MRKILVGLMIFTILLTVACEEPTDEEIFYKMQKKLSKMESYSTIANITVVGNKSEKTYKLRHIFKRPNRYIIQVIEPEESGGCITVYDGKQAWIYHPQINQSMLIKDFKGSAEQNIFIGYFLKLFVTNEDIRISAENIKDAQYLTLTADIPGNNKYRYKEKLWVDKETFTPYQLIIYDKDGKASVKVKYSNFKHNVDIKDEEFNIEATKKILNNI, translated from the coding sequence ATGAGAAAAATTTTGGTTGGTTTAATGATTTTTACTATTTTGTTAACAGTTGCATGTGAAGAACCAACCGATGAAGAAATTTTCTATAAAATGCAAAAGAAGCTCAGTAAGATGGAATCATACAGTACTATAGCAAATATCACTGTTGTGGGCAACAAAAGTGAAAAAACCTATAAACTAAGACACATATTTAAAAGACCTAATCGATATATTATTCAAGTAATAGAACCAGAGGAAAGTGGAGGGTGTATTACTGTATATGATGGTAAACAGGCTTGGATATACCATCCTCAAATAAATCAATCAATGCTTATAAAAGATTTTAAAGGTTCAGCTGAGCAAAATATCTTCATTGGATACTTTTTAAAGCTGTTTGTAACAAATGAAGATATACGGATATCTGCCGAAAACATTAAAGATGCTCAATATTTGACTTTAACTGCTGATATACCAGGGAATAATAAATATAGATATAAGGAGAAGCTTTGGGTTGATAAAGAAACCTTTACTCCTTATCAGCTGATAATTTACGATAAAGATGGCAAAGCTTCAGTTAAGGTTAAGTATAGTAACTTTAAGCATAATGTAGATATTAAGGATGAAGAGTTTAATATTGAGGCTACAAAAAAAATATTAAACAATATATAA
- the alr gene encoding alanine racemase: protein MKSLQNIRPVWAEINLDNLAHNIREVRRVTKEDTLITAVVKADGYGHGAAIAAKTFLNNGADRLAVATLSEALELRKEGINAPILILGYTPDSQFEKVIENDITQTIYTYEQGINISKAAHKVGKVGKIHVKIDTGMSRLGFVPNKSSVEDIVKIAKLSGIKIEGIFSHFAKADERDKSATNEQYKKFKWIIQELESKNINIPIKHISNSAAIIDLPQYNLDMVRAGIMLYGLYPSNEVNKKAVRLKPAMTLKAKISHIKEVEKGTGISYGHVYITEKESKIGTLPIGYADGYTRILTNKAEVGIKGYKVPVIGRICMDQCMIDVSSIKDIKVGDEVILFGDGYNNSPHIDEVAEKLETINYEIVCMVSRRVPRVYIKQGDIVHIKDYLEE, encoded by the coding sequence GTGAAGTCATTACAAAACATAAGGCCTGTTTGGGCTGAGATAAATCTTGACAATTTGGCACATAATATTAGGGAAGTAAGGAGAGTAACTAAGGAAGATACTTTGATTACAGCTGTAGTAAAAGCTGATGGCTATGGACATGGTGCAGCTATAGCAGCAAAAACTTTTTTAAATAATGGAGCTGATAGGCTAGCGGTAGCAACACTTTCTGAAGCTTTGGAACTAAGAAAAGAAGGTATTAATGCTCCAATATTAATTTTAGGCTATACTCCAGATTCTCAGTTTGAAAAGGTAATAGAAAATGATATAACTCAGACGATTTACACTTATGAACAGGGGATAAATATTTCTAAAGCAGCACATAAAGTAGGTAAAGTAGGAAAAATTCATGTTAAAATTGATACAGGAATGAGTAGATTAGGTTTTGTACCTAATAAGTCTTCAGTTGAAGATATTGTTAAAATAGCAAAATTATCTGGAATAAAAATAGAAGGTATATTTTCACATTTTGCAAAGGCTGATGAAAGAGATAAATCAGCAACAAATGAGCAATACAAAAAATTTAAGTGGATAATTCAAGAGCTTGAAAGCAAAAATATTAATATACCGATAAAGCATATATCTAATAGTGCAGCAATAATAGATTTACCACAGTATAATTTAGATATGGTAAGAGCTGGTATAATGCTATATGGCTTATATCCATCCAACGAAGTAAATAAAAAAGCGGTTCGATTAAAGCCGGCTATGACTTTAAAGGCTAAAATTTCACATATTAAAGAAGTAGAAAAGGGAACTGGTATTAGTTACGGACATGTTTATATTACTGAAAAAGAAAGTAAAATTGGAACTTTACCAATAGGATATGCAGATGGTTATACAAGAATACTTACCAATAAAGCAGAAGTAGGAATAAAAGGTTATAAAGTGCCAGTAATAGGTAGAATTTGTATGGACCAGTGCATGATAGACGTTTCATCGATTAAAGATATTAAAGTAGGGGATGAAGTAATACTTTTTGGGGATGGATATAATAATAGTCCACATATTGATGAAGTAGCAGAAAAACTTGAAACTATAAACTATGAAATTGTATGTATGGTAAGTAGACGAGTACCGAGGGTTTATATAAAACAAGGGGATATAGTACATATCAAAGATTATCTTGAGGAGTAA
- a CDS encoding CopG family ribbon-helix-helix protein — translation MAETKRIMISLPDTLLREIDGIVDMEKKNRSEFIREAMKLYIRERKKVQLREKMKSGYKEMSKINLGLAEMGIDEDIEELYNYESKLTGCE, via the coding sequence ATGGCCGAAACTAAGAGGATAATGATTAGTTTACCTGATACTTTGTTAAGAGAAATTGACGGAATTGTTGATATGGAAAAGAAAAATAGAAGTGAGTTTATAAGGGAGGCCATGAAACTTTATATAAGAGAAAGAAAAAAAGTACAACTTCGTGAAAAAATGAAATCTGGATATAAAGAAATGAGTAAAATAAATTTAGGATTAGCAGAGATGGGAATAGATGAAGATATAGAAGAGTTATATAACTACGAATCTAAGTTGACGGGGTGTGAATAA
- a CDS encoding type II toxin-antitoxin system PemK/MazF family toxin: protein MIVKRGDIFYADLSPVIGSEQGGVRPVLVIQNDIGNKYSPTVIVSAITSQINKAKLPTHIEISALDYGLPKDSVVLLEQIRTIDKKRLREKVGHFDEEMMENVNECLKISLGLIDF from the coding sequence TTGATTGTGAAGAGAGGAGATATATTTTATGCAGATTTAAGCCCCGTTATAGGTTCAGAACAAGGTGGAGTAAGACCAGTATTAGTCATACAGAATGATATAGGAAATAAATATAGTCCTACTGTTATTGTATCTGCTATTACATCTCAGATTAATAAAGCTAAATTACCTACTCACATAGAAATAAGCGCTTTAGATTATGGTCTACCTAAGGATTCAGTTGTGCTTTTAGAGCAGATACGAACTATAGATAAGAAGCGGTTAAGAGAAAAAGTGGGGCATTTCGATGAAGAAATGATGGAAAACGTTAACGAGTGCTTAAAAATAAGCTTAGGGCTTATAGATTTTTAA
- a CDS encoding glycosyltransferase family 4 protein codes for MKILHLISGGDTGGAKTHVLSLVKELSKYLQVKLVCFIEDEFYREGKQLGIDIEVIKQDKRYDLSIIKQLKNKIYEENYDIVHCHGARANFVGVLLKRLINKPFITTIHSDYRLDFKDSFYKRIVYTSINSMSLRFFDYYIAISSNFKNMLINRGFKEKKIFTVYNGIDLKNELMITSKEEFLGNYNIGYKNKKIVGIMGRLDLVKNHEVFLQAAYSILKNRDDVIFLIAGDGYERERLIKMSRDLGIENKVHFLGFVKEPYSFFNAIDINVLTSKSESFPYVILEGARLKKPVISTNVGGIGDLVEHGVNGYLFNIGSAKELTKYLNLMVENITEARQMGEKLYKKVEEEFSLENMASNHYDIYKNIKKQEVIK; via the coding sequence ATGAAGATACTTCACTTGATTAGTGGCGGAGATACAGGCGGAGCTAAAACTCATGTATTATCTTTAGTAAAAGAATTGAGTAAATATTTACAAGTAAAGCTTGTGTGTTTTATTGAAGACGAATTCTACAGAGAAGGTAAACAATTAGGTATAGATATTGAAGTAATAAAACAGGACAAAAGATATGACCTTTCTATTATTAAGCAATTAAAAAATAAAATATATGAAGAAAATTATGATATAGTTCATTGTCATGGAGCAAGAGCTAATTTTGTAGGGGTTTTATTGAAAAGACTTATTAATAAACCCTTTATAACAACTATTCATAGCGACTATAGGTTAGATTTTAAAGACAGCTTTTATAAAAGGATAGTTTATACATCGATAAACTCCATGTCCCTAAGATTTTTTGATTACTATATTGCGATTTCAAGTAATTTTAAGAATATGCTGATAAATAGAGGGTTTAAGGAAAAGAAGATATTTACTGTATATAATGGTATTGATTTAAAAAACGAATTAATGATAACATCAAAAGAAGAGTTTTTAGGTAATTATAATATTGGATATAAAAATAAAAAGATAGTTGGTATTATGGGAAGATTAGATTTAGTAAAAAACCATGAAGTTTTTTTGCAAGCAGCATATAGTATATTAAAAAATAGAGATGATGTTATTTTTTTAATAGCTGGTGATGGATACGAAAGAGAAAGGTTAATTAAAATGAGTAGAGACTTAGGAATAGAAAATAAAGTACATTTTTTAGGTTTTGTGAAAGAACCTTATTCTTTTTTCAATGCAATTGATATAAATGTTCTCACTTCAAAGAGTGAAAGTTTTCCTTATGTTATTTTAGAAGGTGCTAGGTTAAAAAAACCAGTGATTAGTACGAATGTTGGAGGAATAGGGGATTTAGTTGAGCACGGTGTAAATGGATATCTATTTAATATAGGTAGTGCTAAAGAATTAACAAAATATTTAAATTTAATGGTAGAAAACATAACAGAAGCTAGGCAAATGGGTGAGAAATTATATAAAAAAGTTGAAGAAGAATTTTCATTAGAAAACATGGCTTCAAATCATTATGATATATATAAAAACATTAAGAAACAGGAGGTAATAAAATGA
- a CDS encoding DUF4330 domain-containing protein → MKLIDDKGKVFGIINVIDLTVLLILILLVVGGGYKVLNSQPQVVNKSENVVVKVEISGVRKPTVDGIKVGDFLYHYDRGNLFGKIVDKKVENYKEEVPTSDGKIVLADVPNKYRVILTVESSATITDQVTIIGGEHTRIGTQYRLKNKNVAVFSTVLGIEVK, encoded by the coding sequence ATGAAATTAATAGATGACAAAGGAAAAGTATTTGGTATCATCAATGTTATAGATTTAACTGTATTACTAATATTAATATTATTAGTAGTAGGCGGTGGATATAAGGTATTAAATTCCCAACCCCAAGTAGTTAACAAAAGCGAAAATGTAGTAGTTAAAGTTGAAATTTCAGGTGTGAGAAAGCCAACTGTAGATGGAATAAAAGTTGGGGATTTCTTATATCACTATGATAGAGGAAATCTTTTTGGTAAGATAGTAGATAAAAAAGTTGAAAACTATAAAGAAGAAGTTCCTACTAGTGACGGAAAAATAGTATTAGCAGATGTACCAAATAAGTATAGAGTTATTCTTACCGTAGAATCTAGCGCTACAATTACAGACCAGGTTACAATAATAGGTGGAGAGCATACAAGAATAGGTACTCAGTATAGACTTAAAAACAAAAACGTTGCAGTATTTTCTACAGTTTTAGGAATAGAAGTTAAGTAG
- a CDS encoding O-antigen ligase family protein, whose translation MHESLTLNFIIKLWRYTERCYKRSLINRVLYRIYSIFMFLLRGSLIFNFLTKDKSVIENSFVYKVYEYVVDLSKNLIDLIRKIIKKYMKYSFVYKLVHSISKIQIYTIRIIKGSWFTKFLDYIFNVDKMEGQQTFNLNLGILAAIIILPFAPKIISLLFIAFVVFTFFIKLLYKEDYFLRKSFVDIPILLLAIVFIITTITSYNLQGSLRDLVIHIIAISFIYVIVNSIKTENQLNAILTTTVFTATIVALYGLYQYKVGVKVDDAWVDVANNPDLKTRVFSVFGNPNILAEYLIMITPISLSLFWVTKKIFKKIVFLATTLILIATLIFTFSRGGWLGFAFGIFVFVILVEKKLLISLIPAGLLSIFIMPSAIINRILTIGNLRDSSNAYRIKVWDITLDIIRDNWVSGVGFGYIPFKETYVKYIRTMNVYHAHNTYLETLAEVGIGGFIIFIIMLFIIYKYSLMSYRKTDNKYLKVITAGLLASLSSILFHGLVENILYLPRIIITFWTIISFILVILNISSKENRVT comes from the coding sequence ATGCACGAAAGCTTAACTTTAAATTTTATAATAAAGCTTTGGAGATACACAGAAAGATGTTATAAAAGAAGCTTAATAAATAGAGTTTTATATAGAATATATAGTATATTTATGTTTTTATTAAGGGGTTCATTGATATTTAATTTTCTAACTAAAGATAAAAGTGTGATTGAAAACAGCTTTGTATACAAAGTTTATGAATATGTAGTTGATTTATCAAAAAATTTAATTGATCTAATAAGGAAAATCATAAAAAAATACATGAAATATAGTTTTGTATATAAACTAGTCCATAGCATCTCTAAAATACAGATATATACTATTAGAATCATAAAAGGTAGTTGGTTTACTAAATTTCTAGATTATATATTTAATGTAGATAAAATGGAAGGACAACAAACATTCAATTTAAACCTAGGAATACTAGCTGCAATAATTATACTACCTTTTGCACCTAAAATAATATCTTTATTATTTATAGCATTTGTAGTATTTACATTTTTTATTAAGTTACTATATAAAGAAGATTACTTTTTAAGAAAAAGTTTTGTAGATATACCCATATTACTATTGGCTATTGTATTTATAATAACAACTATTACTTCGTATAACCTACAAGGAAGTTTGAGAGATTTAGTAATTCACATAATAGCTATAAGTTTTATATATGTAATAGTTAATAGTATAAAAACAGAGAATCAGTTAAATGCTATTTTGACCACAACGGTATTTACTGCAACTATAGTAGCATTATATGGGCTATATCAGTACAAGGTAGGAGTAAAGGTAGATGATGCTTGGGTTGACGTAGCTAATAATCCTGATTTAAAGACAAGAGTATTTTCGGTTTTTGGTAATCCTAATATTTTAGCTGAATATTTAATTATGATTACACCAATTTCACTATCATTATTTTGGGTAACAAAGAAAATATTTAAGAAGATAGTATTTTTAGCAACAACGCTGATATTAATAGCTACTTTAATATTTACATTTTCAAGAGGTGGTTGGCTCGGCTTCGCTTTCGGTATATTTGTGTTTGTAATATTAGTTGAGAAAAAACTATTGATTTCGTTGATTCCAGCTGGATTACTTTCGATATTTATCATGCCGAGCGCTATTATTAATCGAATATTAACAATAGGTAACTTAAGAGATTCTTCCAATGCATATAGAATAAAAGTGTGGGATATAACCCTTGACATTATTAGAGACAATTGGGTTTCAGGGGTTGGATTTGGATACATCCCTTTTAAAGAAACTTATGTTAAGTATATAAGAACGATGAATGTTTATCATGCTCACAATACGTATTTGGAAACATTAGCAGAAGTTGGAATCGGAGGATTTATTATATTTATAATAATGTTGTTTATCATATATAAATATTCTTTGATGAGTTATAGAAAAACCGACAATAAGTACTTGAAGGTAATTACTGCTGGATTATTGGCAAGTTTGTCTTCAATACTGTTTCATGGATTAGTAGAAAATATACTTTATTTACCAAGGATAATTATAACATTTTGGACCATCATTTCTTTCATTTTAGTTATTTTAAATATATCTAGCAAAGAAAACCGAGTCACTTAA